AGATCTGTGCTCCTTGGCGTGATCGACGCTACTCGTCAACTCCCCCAAGCGGATCAGTGATTCACTCGTCCGGATGGCATATTCCAGGTAGGTCTTCCGCCCGGGATTGCTCAGGGTGTAAAGTCCCGCCGCTCTTGCTCAGCGGGCGTAGGACTTCGCCATGTCCTCGATGAACTGACGCGACTGCTCCACGCTCAGCGCCTGCGCCCGAAGGTGCTCGTACATCACGCCGTACTTCTGCACGTCGAGCGCCTTCTCGAGGTAGAGATCGCTGGTCACGCCCTCGATGTACACCACGCTCGAATCGGCCGCGTCGGAGAACTCCAGGATCGTGTACTGGCCGTTGAGGCCCGGGTGCGCACCGACGTCGAACGGCAACACCTGAACGGTGACCTGCGGAAGCCGCATCATCTCGGTGAGGTGTTCCAACTGCTCACGCATCACCTGCCGGCTGCCGACCAGGCGACGCAGCGCCGCCTCGTCCAGCACCGCCCACAGCCGCAACGGCTTCTCGTCGGCCGTGATGCGCTCCTGCCGCTTCATGCGCACCTGGACGCGCTTCTCGATCTCGGTCTCCGAGGTCTCGGGCAACGCGCCCTGGATGATGGCCTCGGCATACGCCCGCGTCTGCAACAGCCCGGTGACCACCTGGGGTTCGTACACGCGCAACGACTCCGCGTCCGTCTCCAGACCGATGTACACGCTGTACGGGATGTCCCCGAAGGCATGCCACCAGCCCTGCTGGCGGGAGTCCTTGGCCATTTCCATCAGGGCTTCGACCAGCCGCTGGTCCTCGACCTCGTAGACCCCGCACAGGTCGCGGACGTCACGCTGACTGATGCTGCGGCGGCCGTTTTCGAGGCGGCTGATCTTCGACTGGGAGACGAGCAGACGTTCGGCGACCTGCTCGGCCGTCATGTGCTTGTCCTCGCGAAGTTTGCGCAGCTCCTGGCCCAACCGGCGCCGTCTGACGGTGGGATTGACATTGGACGTCACGGAACGTGCACCTCCGGCTGCATGCCTGTAACTGACACTTTGCGTATCTGCTGTTGAGCAGACTGCCACCAAGGTGCCTTCTACCGCTGGAAAACGGTGGATATGCGGCTGGTACACGCCAGTTCGGGTCAGCACCCTGGAGAATGCCCCCGGCATACCCCGACATGCGTCCGCGCGGGGCGGTGACTTCACCACCCCGCGCGGGCCGCTGCGGCTCCCGAAAGGGTCCAACGGGTCCTGCGTTGCGCGGTCTTGCGTGTGCGCGGCCTTGCGTGTGCGCTGTCGTGGAACTGCGGCTCAGTGGGCCACGACACGCACCATGGGACCGCGGTGCGGCTGCGCCGGAACGCCACGGGCGGGCTCCGGAGCGGGCCTGGCCCCCGGTCCGGCCTGGCGGCCGGCGGGTGCCTGCTGACGACGTGGCTGTGCCGCCGCGCCGTTCTGGACGTCCATCACGGCGTGCGCCACGAGGCCGCCCATCGGGTCGTGCCTGATCAGGTCCCGCAGCCGGGAGCGGGACGAACGTCCCTCGTTCCCCGGATACAGGTGCTTGCCGAGGCCGACCGCGTGCGCCAGTGCGGCGAGCGCCGCGGTCCGCGGGTCCGGCGGGACGCCGGTGCGGATCGCGGAGTCCAGCCGGGCCTTGATCTCCCGGCTGATGTCGTTGTCCGTCGCCTGATAGCGAGTCGTCGGCAGCACTCCGCACATCTGACCCGCCACGGCGGCAACCATGCCGCAGCGCTCCAGATGCGAGAGGTAGGTCTGGCGCAGCCCGAGTCGCGGCCCGCCGATCCAGTGGACGGCACGTACAGGAGCGCCACGCCTTCGCAGCAACTCCAACGCGCAGTCCAATGTCGGATCTCCAGTCGGCCGTGGTGCCACCACGGCGATACGATCCCCGTCAGGGGCTATCCGTCCGGCCAGCGCCAGCTCCACTAGCTGCGCTCCGGCCAGACCAAGGTCGAGCGACTGCGGCTGTGCGGTGGTACCCGTGGTCGGGTCCAACGCCAGCAGCAACAACTCTTCCGGAAGAGTTCTGCGGCTCCTGCCCATCCATGCCTCCCCGCGTGGATGAATGACAGGGTGACCCCTCTCACATTGGTCTGTCGAGGGCGCGTGACCTGTTTGTAGTGGAACCAGTAGGTATGTCGTTCTCGTCTACCGCAGAAGCCAAGCCCTCCACACAGGACACTGGTACATGGTTCGGAAGCGCCGTGGGGCGGGTCCGGGGCGGGCGTTGACGGTTCGGCAGGCGCGCGGACGGCGCGCGGCACATGAGGAGGCATCGGTGGCGGGCGAGTCCCCCGACAGGTCGAAGCAGCGCGAGTCGTCGGCAGAACCGACGTCGGGGAGCGCGGGCACGGTTCCCGAAGCACGCGAGCCCCGCGACCCGCGGGTCGCGGCGGCGCGCGACACCGAACCGCCCGCGCCCCGCGGCGGCGTGGACACGGCGACCCGGGTGTTCTCCGTACGAGACCTCAAAACCGAGGAATCCGAGAACCCCGGCTCCCCCGAGGAGTCCGCCGCGGCGGCGACAGCCGCAGAGCCCGGCGAGACCGGCGAACCCGACGATGCTGCGGAGACCGGACGGTCGGCGGCCCCCGGCGAGTCCGGGAAGATCGCGGGAGCCGACGACGCCGGGAAGCCTGAGGGGACCGGCGAGTCCGGGAAGCCTGCGAAGGCCCGCGACCCCAGGACTGCCCCCCAGACCGGCAAGGCCGGGCCTGTCGGCGCGATCGAGAAGGCCGGAGCCGCCAACGAGACCGGTGGGGCCGCGAACGAGGACGCCGAGCGCGACGCGGTCGACGTCGAGGACACCGCGAGCGCCCCGGAGGCCGCAGGAGCCGCGAAGGCCGGCGAAGCCGCCGAGACCGGGAAGGCTGCGGAGACGGCGGAGGCCGGGAAGCCCGAGCGCGGCGCAGAGGCCCGGAAGGCCTCGGCCACGCGCACGACCGGTGCAGCCGGGGAACCCGGCGAGCCCGAGGACCAGGACGCCGTAAGCGCCCCGGAGGCCACGGAAGCCGCCGAGACCGGAAAGGGCGCCGGGACCGGGAAGCCTGCGAAGGGCGACGCCCCCGGGGCTGCCACCCAGACCGGCGAAACCGGGTCTGCCGGTGCGGCCGGGTCTGCCGGTGCGGCCGGGAAGTCGCCGAAGACCGACGCGACCAACGCCGCCAAGAAGCCCGCCGAGCCCGCCGACACCGAAGACGCCGGCAAGGTCGAGGACGCCGTACGTGGTGCGGATGGCGTCGAGGATGCCCCGCGCGCCCCGGAAGCCGCTCAGGGCGGCTCTGAGGGCGTCGAGGACGTCGAGAGTGCCCCGGAGACGCCCGCGAGGGCTCCCGGGGGCCGTGATGACCTCCTGCGGGCCGCTGTGGCCCAGTGGGTGGCCTCGGCGGACGCCGACACCGACGGCCACGCCGAGGCGAAGGAACGTTCCGAGAGCGACGCCGGGGCAGCCGGCAAGTCCGGTGACGAGCCCACCGACGCCGCACCGCGACCCGCCCCCAAGCCCGCCCCGAAGTGGGCGTCCAACGCCGACAAGGCCGAGCCGGACGAGGACCGGGACGAGGACGACGCGGCGGCCGACGGTTCCCCCGTCGATCAGCCCACCGCCGTCTTCAAGGCACCCCGGCCCAAGCCCGCCGTCGACCAGCCGACCACCATGCTGAAGCTGGGCGACGCCACCAAGCCCAAGCCGGACGAACCCGACGCCGAACCCGACGCCCAGCCGGAGACTTCCGCCTCCGCTCCCGCCGAGCGGACCAGCAAGTTCGTCGCGCTCAAGCCGCTCGACGAGCCCCGCCCGCCGAAGCCCGCCGCCAAGACGCCCGCCGACGTCACCGCGCTCGTCCCGCAGATCGGGCCCGAGCGGACCACGCAGCAGCCGCTGCCGCCGAGGCCGCCGCTGGACCTGCTGGCGGAGCTGACGAACACCCCGCCGCCCCCGCCGACCCCGATGCGTTCGCTCGGCCGGCGGATCAAGATCTGGACGCCGCTGGTCGTCCTGCTGCTGGTCGTGTTTGCGATCGCGCAGGCCGCACGGCCGTTGCCGGCGACCGCGTTGGCCCTCACCGCGAAGGACTCGTACACCTTCGCGGGCGGCAAGACGCAGTTGCCCTGGCCGAGTGAGGGGCAGGGTTGGATCGACGCCGACGGCGTCGGCACGGTGGGCAGTTTCGGCAAGCAGACGCCCGTGGCCATCGGCTCGGTCGCCAAGACCATGACCGCGTACATCATCCTCAAGGACCACCCGATGAAGTCCGGGGAGGAAGGCCCGGAGATCGAGGTCGACGCGACGGCGGAGAAGGAGGGCAGCTACGACGTCTCCGGCGACGAGTCGACGCTCAACACCGTCAAGGCCGGCGACAAGCTCACCGAGAAGCAGGCCCTGTCGGCCGTCCTGATCCCCTCCGCCAACAACATCGCGCGGCTGCTCGCGCGCTGGGACGCGGGTTCGGAGGCGGCGTTCGTGAAGAAGATGAACACCACCGCCAAGGAACTGGGGATGACGAACACGACGTACACCGACCCCTCGGGCCTCAAGGAGACCACCGTCTCCACGGCCGAGGACCAGGTGAAGCTCGGCCGCGCGTTCGTGAAGGTCCCGGCCCTGGTCGACATCTCCAGCGCGGCCAGTTGGACCGACCCCTCCGGCAAGTACTGGACCAACTACAACACGCTGCCCTACCACATCGGCGCGATCGGCATCAAGACCGGCAGCACCACCGCGGCCGGCGGCAACCTGCTCTTCGCCTCCCGCAAGAAGGTGGACGGGCAGACGGTGACCCTCGTCGGCGCGGTCCTCGGCCAGCACAAACCGAAGATCCTCGAGACGGTCAACGCGGTCAGCCAGACGGCGCTGCTCGCCGCCCAGGACGCGCTCACCTCGGCGAAGATCCTGAAGAAGGGCGATGTCGTCGGATATGTGGACGACAAGCTGGGCGGCCGTACCCCCGTCGTCATCACCAAGGACGTCTCGGCGGTCGGCTGGGCGGGCATGACGGTGAAGCTGTCCTTCGTCTCCGGCGACGTACCGCACGCCGCGAAGGCCGGCACCCAGGTGGGCACGCTCACCGTCGGGGACGGCTCCGGCAGCGCGGTCAAGGTGCCGGTCGCCCTCCAGACGGACCTGGTCGAGCCGGGCTTCTCGGACAAGCTGACCCGCGTCGGCTGACCCACCGACCTCGCACGCAGCCTCCGTCACACCGCCGGGCAGCCGCCCGGCGGTGTGCGTGCTAGCGTCGCGAAACGGGACAGGCCGTCGGTCGCAAGGGCGCAGCCGTGAAGCGGGCGCGAACGGGAAGCGGCCGGGAGCAGAAGACGGGACACGGGGAGTGCCTTCAGGTGGCCACTGCGGAGCCGACACGCGCCGACGAAACCGGTCCGGACCCGGACCCGCACGTCGGCTCGCGGACGAAGCTGCCCGCCCCCCAGTCGGGCGACCACGACCGTGACCCGGTCACCGAGTCGGCGGCACGGCCGGTGGTAGACGTCGAGCGGGGCAGCCTCCCGGACCGAACCGACCCGCCGCCGCCCCCCACAAAGTCCCGCGTCGGAGCCCTCAGCGCCGTCCGAACCGCCCTCGACCCCCTCCGCGGCCGGCTGCTCCGCCACCTCGTGCTGTCCATGACGGCACTGTCCGGCGGTCTGCACCTCCTCTGGTTCTTCACTTTCGCGAACAGTGGTGGCGATCTCGCGGCGCAGGACGCGTGGGCCGAGTTCGTCGGCCGGCACCCCGACTCCGCGTACAACCTCGCCTGGTACGGCGGCATGCACCCGGTGTCGTACAGCATGGTGTCGCCGTATCTGATGTCCGTGCTCGGCGTCCGCACGACGATGATGATCGCCGGGACGCTGTCCGCCGGACTTCTCACCCTCGTCCTGCTGCGCTGCCGCCCGGTGCGGAACCCGGTGTGGCCGGCGCTGGCCGGTGTCTTCGCGCTGCTGTGCAACGCCGCTTCCGGGCGGGTGACGTTCGGGCTGGGCAACATGTTCGCGCTGGGCGCGGTCGCCGTCGTGTTCTGCTGGCCGCACCGCTGGCGCTACAAACGGTGGGCGAAGGCGTTGTGCGCCGCGCCGCTCGCCGCGCTCGCCACGATGGGCTCGCCGGTGGCCGGCCTCTTCGTGGGCATGGTCGCCGTCGCGCTGTTCCTGCAGAAACGGCGGCCGGGCGCGTGGGCGCTCGGTCTCGCGCCGACGGCCGTCGTCGCCGTCTCCGCCTGGCTGTTCCCCTTCTCCGGCACGCAGCCCATGTCGTTCGGCTCGGCGTCGCTGCCGCTGCTGTTCTCGGCGGTCGTCTTCGCCGTCGTCCCGCGCGACTGGAAGACCGTACGGATCACGGCGGCGGTGTACGGGCTCGGGGTGCTGGGGGTGTGGCTGATCAGTTCGCAGATCGGCTCCAACATCACGCGGCTGGCGATGCTGGTGTCGGGCGTGGTGCTGATGGCGGCGCTGCCGTTCGCGGTGCCGCGCAGCCGCAGGTGGTACGTGATCGTCCTGTCGTCCGTGCTGTTCGTGGGCTGGATCGGCTTCAAGTCGGTGGACGACGTCGTACGGACGACCCCGGCGGCCTCCTGGGCGCGTGAGCTCGCGCCGCTGGTGAACGAGTTGCAGGGGGTCGGCGCGGAGAAGGGGCGGGTGGAGGTCGTCCCGGCCCGCTCGCACCGCGAGGCGTCCGCGCTCGCGCCGTACGTCAACCTCGCCCGGGGCTGGAACCGGCAGGCCGACATGGAGCGCAACCCGCTCTTCTACGACGACACCCTGAACTCCGCGAACTACCACGACTGGCTCCAGCGGTGGGCCGTCCACTTCGTCGTCGTCCCCAAGGAGGCGCTGGACGGCGACGGTGGCGAGCGGGAGCGGGAGCTCGTGCAGCGGGGGCTGCCGTATCTGGAGCAGGTCTGGGGCGACGCCAACTGGCAGCTCTTCAAGGTCACCGACCCGGCTCCGCTCGCCGAGCCGAACGCGGTCGTGCAGCGGGCCGAGCAGGGCGAGATGACGATCGACGTGAAGAAGGCGGGGCGGATCCTGATCCGGATCCCGTACTCGCCGTGGCTGAGCATCGTCGACGCGCAGGGCAAGAGCCTCAAGGCCCCGCAGGAGACGGACGCGTCCAAGGACCGGGCCGAGGGGGAGCCGAAGACGTACGACAACGTCAACGGGTGCCTGTTCGAGACGGAGGAGGACGCGGAGGGCGACAAGTGGACGATGCTGGTCGCGCCGAAGACGGGAACCTACCGCCTGGCCGCGCCCTACCAACTCCCCCGTGGAACCCCCTGCCCCGACGAACTGAAGTAGTCAGCGAAGCTGGTTCACGTACGTGTCCGTGCCCGGCACCGTCGGGATGAAGGGCGCGACCAGCTCCACCCTGCCGAGCCCCGATGCGGTCACCGGCGTGGCCAGGTCCGCGAAGTGTTCCGCCCAGCACTCCCGGGGATCCGCCTCCAGGAACCACAGCAGCGTCAGCCGGGTGTCGACCCCCTCGACCTGCTTGACGTAGGTCATGCGGTCGCCGGGGAGGGGGGTGGGCCGGAAGACGGTGACCATGGCCGCCGGGGAGCCCGCGATCCGTTTCGGGAGGTGCCGGGCGCGCAGCCACTCCAGCAACTCGGCGCGCTGCTCGGTGGATTCGGCGTCGACGACCTCCAACACCAGCCCGGCGTAGGGATGGTCGAGGGCGTGGTAGTCCCGCGGGCCGGCCACGCCGTCCCGGTACACCGTGGCCTCGTGGTCCTGGAACGCCGTGAAGACGTGGGTACGGTCCTGGTAGACGCGGCCGTCGCGGTTGAGGCGTTTGTTGATGCCGACGGTCCACTTCATGTGCTCGTCGTAGCGGCCCTCCGTGACCCAGTACGTCGAGAGGTAGCAGCCGGCGGTGACGGGCTGGGCGATCGCCGACTTCTCGGGGTGGCGCAGGAGTTGGAGGTCGCGGGTGGCGACCCAGCGCCGTCCCGCGTACATCCAGGGCATGGCCATCGCGCCGGCGTAGTAGTGGTCGTCCTCGTACCAGCGGTTGTAGGCGTGTTCGTGGCCGGGGTGCGGCTCCACCATGGTGATGAGCGCGTGGCCGGGGCGGACGCCGTAGGGGCCTACGGCGGCCAGTTCGGCGTACGTCTCGCTGCGGGTCTCCCGGTTCTCCCGGATCTCCCGGGCCTCACGGGTCTCCTCGGACATGGGAACTCCCCTTCCCTTCCGTTTCCCTTCCGTCCTCCTGCGGTCGCCCCTACTCTGACGCACCGTCAGAAAACGTGCCAGGGCCAGGAGGTCACCCATGTCACTGCTCACCGGCAGGACCGTCGTCGTCTCGGGTGTCGGGGCCGGGCTCGGGCATCAGGTCGCCGCCGCCGTCGTACGGGACGGCGGGAACGCGGTGCTGGGGGCGCGCACCGAGGCGAATCTCGCCAAGAGCGCGGCCGAGATCGACCCGGCGGGGGCGCGTACGGCGTACCGGGTCACCGACATCAGGGACGAGGGGCAGTGCGAGGCGCTGGCGGAGCTGGCGCGGGAGCGGTTCGGCGGGATCGACGCGGTGGTCCAGGTGGCCGCCTGGGACTCGTACTTCGGCGGGGTCGAGGACGCCGACTTCGCCACCTGGCAGTCGGTGATCGACGTGAACCTGCTGGGCAGTCTGCGGATGGCGCGGGCGTGCCTGCCGGGGCTGAGGGCGGCGGGCGGCGGGGCGGTGGTGTTCATCGGGACGCAGTCCGCCGTCGCCGCGCCCTCGCAGGTGCGGCAGGCGGCGTACGCGGCGTCGAAAGGGGCGTTGACCAGCGCCATGTACTCCCTCGCGCGGGAGCTCGGGCCGCACCGGATCCGGGTCAACACCGTGCTGCCGGGGTGGATGTGGGGGCCGCCGGTGCAGGCGTACGTGCGGTTCACCGCACAGGCGGAGGGGGTGGCGGAGGAGGAGGTGCTGGGGCGGCTCACGGGGCGGATGGCGTTGCCCGGGCTCGCCACGGACGGGGATGTGGCGGACGCGGCGGTGTTCCTGGCGTCGGACCGGGCGCGGGCGATCACCGGGCAGTCGTTGCTGGTCAACGCCGGGGAGCTGATGCGGTGAGTTCACGTAGGTGAACTCGGAACACCATGGCGAATTCCTTTACCTCTCCTTGGCCTTACGCTTACTTGTCGTGTTCATGCGACAGCGCCCACGATGAGCCGGGTCGAACGCCGGGCTGAACCATGGGAGGGCGCGCATGAACGGTCTCGACTGGGCCGTGTTGATCGGCTACTTCGGCGTGATGGTCGCCATCGGCGTCTGGTCGCACAAGCGCGTCGACAACGTGAGCGACTTCTTCACCGCCGGCGGCAAGATGCCCTGGTGGCTGTCGGGCATCTCGCACCACATGTCGGGCTACAGCGCGGTGATGTTCACCGGGTACGCGGGCATCGCCTACACCTACGGCGTCACCTCCTTCGTCACCTGGTCCTTCCCCATCGCGCTCGGCATCGCCATCGGCTCGAAACTGTTCGCGCCGCGCATCAACCGGCTCCGCTCGCGGCTGCACGTGGCCTCGCCGCTGGAGTACCTGAAGAACCGCTACGACCTCAAGACGCAGCAGGCGCTCGCCTGGTCGGGGATGCTGCTGAAGATCGTGGACGTGGGGGCCAAGTGGGCCGCCATCGCGACCCTGTTGTCCGTCTTCACCGGGATCTCCCTCAACCAGGGCATCCTGATCACCGGCGCGATCACCGCCGTCTACTGCACGATCGGCGGCCTGTGGGCGGACGCGCTGACGGAGTTGGGCCAGTTCGTCATCCAACTCCTCGCCGGCGTCGCGATGTTCGTCGCCGTCGTACTGAAACTGAACGACAAGGGCATCGGCTTCTTCGGCGCGTGGGACGAGCCGGAGCTCCAGGGTCACGGGGAGCCGCTCGTGGGACCGTACGGCACGGTGTTCCTGCTCGCGTTCCTCTTCATCAAGCTCTTCGAGTACAACGGCGGCATGCTCAACCAGGCCCAGCGGTACATGGCCACGTCCGACGCGCACGAGGCCGAGCGGTCGGCGCGGCTGTCGGCGGCGCTGTGGCTGGTGTGGCCCGTGGTCCTGTTCTTCCCCATGTGGATGTCGCCGCTGCTGGTGGAGTCGCAGAAGCCCGACGGCTCCGACTCCTACGGCCTGATGACCGAACAGCTCCTGCCGCACGGCCTGTTGGGCCTGGTCATCGTCGGTTTCTTCTCGCACACGATGGCCATGTGCTCGTCCGACGCCAACGCCATCGCCGCCGTCTTCACCCGGGACTGCGCGCCGGTGGTGTGGCGCAGGGCACGGACCTGGAACGAGGGGCAGGGGCTGCGCGTCGCCCGGATCACGACCGTCGTCTTCCTCGGGCTGTCCATGGCGGCGGCCACGCAGGTCAACTCTCCCGCCTTCAAGGACATCATCACCGTCGTCATCAAGTGGGTGGCCGGGCTGATGGGCCCGATGGCGATCCCGATGATGCTGGGCCTGCTGCGCCCGTTCCGCCGCTCCGGCCCGACGGCCGCGCTGACCAGCTGGTCGATGGGCCTGCTCGCCTTCTGGCTGGTCAACTACCCGATCAACTGGAACGTCGACGGCGGCGTCCCGCTCCAGTACCAGGTGTCGATCCCGCTGGCCGTGTCGCTGGTCCTCTACATCCTCATCGGCTTCCTCAAGCCCGAGGACACCCCGGAACGGCTCGCGATCATCGAACGCATCAACACGGACGGGGACGGCGGCGCTTCGGCGGCGGCGGAGGTACCGGGGGCGCGGGACGAGGTCCCCACCGCGGTGAAGGACTGAACTCCCGTGGCGTCCGAGGTATCCGAAGGGGACTAACTCCCCCTCGGATACCTGGCCAGCCACCCCGGCGAAGCCCCGGCAGGACCGTGCAACGCCGGCCCCTGGGTCATCTCCATGGCGAAGTCGTCGGCCAGTTCCAGGATCGTGGGGCGGCCCTCCAGCTCGGCCAGCCAGGCCGGCGGGAGGGCCGTCTCGCCGTGCTGCGCGCCGAGGAGGCCGCCGGTGAGGGCGGCGGTTGGCGCGGAGGGGGCCCCGTGGTTCACGGCGAGCCGCAGCCCGTGCCGGACGTCCTCGGCGACGAGGGCGCAGTAGACGGCACCGGCCAGCACCGCTTCCGCCGTCCCCTCCCCCGCCAGCTCCTCCACCCGCCCCGGCCCCGGCAGCCCCTGCCGTACGGCCCCCAGCGCGCGCTGCAACGCCTCCGCCACCGGCTCGTGTCCCGGCCACGCGGCGAGCAGGGCGAGCGCCCGCTGCACCGCGCCGTCGAGACTCTCGCCGCAGGCCAGCGCGTGCACGGTGACGGCGTACGCGGCCGCCGAGAGGTACGCCGTGGGGTGGCCGTGGGTCTGCGCCGCGCACTCGGAGGAGGTGCTGCGGCTGGTGGGCGCGCATCTCGGCTCGCTGGCCTCGCGTGACCTGAAGGCCCGCTGCGCGGATGCTCTGGCGCACGATGGCGAGAGGTGGGCGGCGCGCAAGCGGGAACTGACACCCCTGTCCTCCTCACGCTGGGCGGGAGCGATCACCAAGGCCAGCCACGACCAGTGGGCCCTGTCCCGCCGGTGCCAGCTCGCCCACATCCAGAGCCTGGAAGCCGATATCGGCACGATCAGGCACCGGCTGTCCCTGCCGCTGCGGGAGAAGGGCAGCAGGCGCGCGCCTGGCGGCTACCGCTCCCGGCGGGAGTGGCACGCCAAGACCCGCCGCCTGCACATCCTTCAGGACCGGCTGGAGCAGGCCCGCTCCGACCGTGAGGCCGGGATCGTGCACGTCGTACGGGGCGGCAAGCGCCTGGCCCGCACCCGCCACCACCTGGCGGACGCGCAGCTCACCGAGGCCGGGTGGCGGCAGCGGTGGGAGGCCGAACGCCGGTTTTTGCAGGCCGACGGCGAGTCCGGGAAGCGGTACGGCAACGAGACGATCCGCGTCAGCCCGGACGGCGAGGTGAGCATCAAACTCCCCGCCCCGCTGAAGGAGCACGCGAACGCCCCGCACGGCCGGTACGTCCTCGCCAGCCAGGCCGGCTACCCGCACCGGGGGCAGGAGTGGACGGACCGGGTGGAAGCCAACCGCGCGGTCGCCTACCGCATCCACTACGACACGGCCCGCGGCCGCTGGTACCTGACCGCGTCCTGGCAGATCCCGGTCTCCCGGACCGTCCCGATGGCCGCGGCCCTGGCGGACGGCGTGATCGGCGTCGACATGAACGCCGACCACCTCGCCGCCTGGCGCCTCGACACCCACGGCAACCCGACCGGCCACCCGCGCCGCTTCTTCTACGACCTGTCCGGCACCGCACAGCACCGTGACGCCCAGATCCGCCACGCCCTCACCCGACTGCTGCACTGGGCCCAGACCTGCGGCGTCACAGCGATCGCCGTCGAAGACCTCGACTTCACCGCCGGGAAGACCCGCGAGAAACACGGCCGCAAACGCCGGTTCCGGCAGCTCGTCTCCGGCATGCCCACCGGCCGCCTCCGCGCCCGCCTCACCTCCATGGCCGACCGCACCGGCATCACCGTCATCGCAGTCGACCCGGCCTACACCAGCCGCTGGGGCGCCCAGCACTGGCAGAAGCCCCTCACCGGCAACACCCGTAAGGCCACTCG
The Streptomyces sp. NBC_01485 genome window above contains:
- a CDS encoding transposase, giving the protein MTAYAAAERYAVGWPWVCAAHSEEVLRLVGAHLGSLASRDLKARCADALAHDGERWAARKRELTPLSSSRWAGAITKASHDQWALSRRCQLAHIQSLEADIGTIRHRLSLPLREKGSRRAPGGYRSRREWHAKTRRLHILQDRLEQARSDREAGIVHVVRGGKRLARTRHHLADAQLTEAGWRQRWEAERRFLQADGESGKRYGNETIRVSPDGEVSIKLPAPLKEHANAPHGRYVLASQAGYPHRGQEWTDRVEANRAVAYRIHYDTARGRWYLTASWQIPVSRTVPMAAALADGVIGVDMNADHLAAWRLDTHGNPTGHPRRFFYDLSGTAQHRDAQIRHALTRLLHWAQTCGVTAIAVEDLDFTAGKTREKHGRKRRFRQLVSGMPTGRLRARLTSMADRTGITVIAVDPAYTSRWGAQHWQKPLTGNTRKATRHDAAAVAIGRRAQGYPIRRRTAPPRTHQSDECGHRTVQARPEIPGREETRPRIPGPRTRCVPPDCGTNAGNQNAQNRSGRSAEHGSWQQDSLPLSL